From one Rhineura floridana isolate rRhiFlo1 chromosome 4, rRhiFlo1.hap2, whole genome shotgun sequence genomic stretch:
- the LOC133382922 gene encoding uncharacterized protein LOC133382922 gives MHDSPPSKMLKQQQTTFERWGSGREPVTQSNLDRRIIDFIVEETLPLQTVDKPSFISLVHIGLPKDLTIICAKTLRDRVEERACYMRKNLAHQMGAVAYTATTADCWTNGKKSYFGVTAHWINPTTLKREVGALACKRLKGRHTYDVLSKALHDVHVQYRIHNKVMCTTTDNGSNFVKAFRVFMAKEPVEAAGTSDDDGDNQEEEEAEVEFVPICEILDTGPEAEEEAADSGEDFVLPPHQRCASHTLNLVATQDIEAMLSDSSKSSLLGSFKKHVP, from the coding sequence atgcatgacagccctccttccaaaatgctgaagcagcagcagacaacctttgagaggtggggatctggcagggagcctgtcacccagagcaatctcgacaggagaatcattgatttcattgtagaggagacattaccacttcaaactgtggacaaaccatcattcattagtctggttcacattggactcccaaaagatctcaccatcatatgtgccaagactctgagagacagagtTGAGGAGAGAGCATGCTACATGAGAAAAAACCTTGCACaccaaatgggtgctgtggcatatacagcaaccactgcagattgttggaccaatggcaagaagagttactttggggtaacagcccactggatcaacccaactaccctgaaacgtgaggtcggggccttggcttgtaagcgtctgaaggggcgccatacatacgatgtcctttcaaaagcactgcatgatgtacatgtgcagtacaggatccacaacaaagttatgtgcactactacagacaatggctccaactttgtgaaagcgttcagagttttcatggccaaagaaccagtggaagctgcaggcaccagtgatgatgatggtgataaccaggaggaggaggaggctgaggtggagtttgtgcccatctgtgagatcctggacacaggacctgaggcagaggaagaagctgcagactcaggagaagattttgttttaccaccacaccagagatgtgctagccacaccctcaaccttgtggcaacacaagacatagaggccatgctttctgactcctccaaaagcagtcttcttggttctttcaagaaacacgttccttga